Proteins encoded in a region of the Zea mays cultivar B73 chromosome 4, Zm-B73-REFERENCE-NAM-5.0, whole genome shotgun sequence genome:
- the LOC103655130 gene encoding thylakoid ADP,ATP carrier protein, chloroplastic, with the protein MGTNHPTESAMGHWKEGWLKGYWKGNLPQVIRIIPYSAVQLFSYEVYKKIFRRKDGELSVFGRLAAGACAGMTSTLVTYPLDVLRLRLAVQSGHITLSQVALNMLREEGLASFYGGLGPSLVAIAPYIAVNFCVFDLMKKSVPEKYKNRPETSLATALLSATFATLMCYPLDTVRRQMQMKGTPYNTVFDAIPGSYASIA; encoded by the exons ATGGGTACTAACCATCCTACTGAATCA GCTATGGGACATTGGAAAGAAGGATGGCTTAAGGGTTACTGGAAAGGAAACCTTCCACAG GTCATTCGCATAATTCCTTATAGTGCAGTGCAACTCTTCTCGTATGAAGTTTACAAG AAAATTTTCCGGAGAAAGGATGGAGAGCTTTCTGTATTTGGGAGACTTGCCGCTGGTGCTTGCGCGGGCATGACATCTACACTT GTAACTTACCCACTGGATGTTCTCCGGCTCAGGCTAGCAGTTCAATCTGGACACATCACTTTATCTCAG GTTGCTCTTAACATGCTGAGAGAAGAAGGGCTGGCCTCCTTCTATGGAGGCTTGGGTCCATCTCTTGTAGCAATTGCACCTTACATTGCTGTGAACTTCTGTGTTTTTGACCT GATGAAGAAATCTGTACCAGAGAAGTACAAGAATAGACCAGAAACATCTCTAGCAACCGCTCTTCTTTCAGCAACATTTGCAACTTTGATGTGTTATCCGCTGGACACTGTTAGGAGACAGATGCAGATGAAAGGCACACCATACAATACTGTTTTTGATGCTATTCCAGGTAGTTATGCTAGCATTGCATGA
- the LOC103655131 gene encoding cyclin-B1-3 — protein sequence MSSQAEISERMRAILIDWIIEVQYRLTLMPETLYLTVYIIDQYLSMESVPRKELQLVGISAMLIASKYEEIWAPLVKDLMCLCDNAFTRDQVLTKEKAILDRLHWNLTVPIMYMFIVRYLKAAMCDTELENMAFFYSELALVHYAMLVYPPSVTAAAAVYAARSTLGMNPPWTDILEHHTGIVEPQLLYVLR from the exons ATGAGCTCACAGGCTGAAATCAGTGAGAGAATGAGAGCTATCCTTATCGACTGGATTATCGAGGTACAGTACAGGCTTACTCTAATGCCAGAGACACTTTACTTGACCGTCTACATCATCGACCAGTACTTATCTATGGAGAGTGTACCAAGAAAGGAGCTGCAGCTCGTCGGCATAAGTGCCATGCTGATAGCAAGTAAGTACGAAGAGATATGGGCTCCACTG GTTAAGGACTTGATGTGCCTCTGTGACAACGCATTTACCAGAGACCAGGTTCTGACCAAGGAAAAGGCCATCCTGGACAGGCTCCATTGGAACCTGACGGTTCCAATAATGTACATGTTCATTGTTAGGTACCTGAAAGCCGCAATGTGTGACACAGAG CTTGAGAACATGGCATTCTTCTACTCCGAGCTGGCATTGGTCCATTACGCGATGCTGGTTTACCCTCCATCGGTGACCGCAGCCGCTGCCGTCTATGCTGCCAGGTCTACACTTGGGATGAATCCACCGTGGACTGATATTCTGGAACATCACACTGGCATAGTTGAGCCACAGTTACTGTACGTCCTTCGATGA
- the LOC103652879 gene encoding zinc finger CCCH domain-containing protein 4, whose translation MQRRPEFSFPGSPARGLPPRPPANPMAPRYGDEEVRWLQASPQASPEMDYSSGGSGTPSPQLWAHHHQLHRQYPASAGSSPSRAQAIAGYRREMLDLVRGLPESAYELSLRDIVEHPSPPSPPHAPTNPLPPPTTAGPRASRAVPVPAQEKGESAGARKDAVAAADAEDGGGSRKQGGSKGKKQGRKQRTMRKQRSRSLDRSVSLDTGLLIKLFLPLSLGGKKKVSPKPDAAKDSKKKKRKEKKEAAVQEEEWWTKSEFSEAGNSSRTSSSNSNSSAASLRNANGAANPRAPDRSWSRKRTGCYAFFRANKGKKNEANQD comes from the exons ATGCAGCGGCGACCAGAGTTCAGCTTCCCGGGCTCGCCGGCGCGGGGGCTGCCGCCGCGGCCGCCGGCGAACCCGATGGCGCCGCGGTACGGGGACGAGGAGGTCCGGTGGCTGCAGGCGTCGCCGCAGGCCTCGCCGGAGATGGACTACAGCTCCGGCGGCTCGGGCACGCCGTCGCCGCAGCTGTGGgcgcaccaccaccagctccaccggcAGTACCCGGCGTCGGCGGGCAGCTCGCCGTCGCGGGCGCAGGCCATCGCGGGGTACCGCCGCGAGATGCTCGACCTCGTCCGCGGCCTCCCGGAGTCCGCCTACGAGCTCTCGCTCCGCGACATCGTCGAGCACCCGTCGCCCCCGTCCCCTCCCCACGCCCCTACCAACCCTCTGCCGCCGCCTACCACCGCCGGACCACGCGCGAGTCGcgccgtccccgtcccggcgCAGGAGAAGGGCGAGTCCGCCGGCGCCAGGAAGGACGCCGTCGCGGCGGCGGACGCCGAGGACGGCGGCGGTAGCAGGAAGCAGGGAGGCTCCAAGGGCAAGAAGCAGGGGAGGAAGCAGAGGACGATGCGGAAGCAGCGGAGCCGGAGCCTGGACCGCAGCGTCAGCCTGGACACCGGCCTGCTCATCAAGCTCTTCCTCCCGCTCTCCCTCGGCGGCAAGAAGAAGGTCTCGCCCAAGCCCGACGCCGCCAAGgacagcaagaagaagaagaggaaggagaagaaggaggcggCGGTGCAGGAGGAGGAGTGGTGGACCAAGAGCGAGTTCAGCGAGGCCGGGAACAGCAGCCGgaccagcagcagcaacagcaacagcagcgcCGCCAGCCTCAGGAATGCCAATGGCGCCGCCAATCCGAGAGCGCCGGACAGGAGCTGGAGCAG GAAGCGGACCGGGTGCTACGCTTTCTTCAGGGCGAACAAGGGCAAGAAGAACGAAGCCAACCAGGACTAG